The Acidobacteriota bacterium genome includes a region encoding these proteins:
- a CDS encoding bifunctional chorismate mutase/prephenate dehydrogenase yields MDALQEMRERLGRIDRDILKLVAQRQKLALEIGKRKMDRGAPTRDYKQEKEVVDRAKQIALEMGLQEQTAEKLSLLLIEASLTAQEQERVSLSGEGLGQRALVVGGAGKMGRWMCRFLASQGYSVEVADPAGSPDGFPHVEEWSSSPLDHEIIVLAAPMKVSSEILSKMAEDPPRGLIFDIGSLKSPLRESLRKLAAAGARVTSIHPMFGPDTELLSRRHVIFVDVGVPRATREARRLFESTMAVQVDTDLESHDRLIAYVLGLSHALNIAFATALAESQEALPTLAKLSSTTFESQLEVASRVSEDNPHMYFEIQSLNDYGTESLAALLYAVERIRSAVLAKDERQFVSLMTKGRRYLEGAAAQRKEE; encoded by the coding sequence ATGGATGCTCTGCAAGAAATGAGGGAACGGCTGGGCCGTATCGACCGCGACATTCTCAAGCTGGTGGCCCAGCGCCAGAAGCTGGCGCTGGAAATCGGCAAGCGCAAAATGGACCGGGGCGCTCCCACCCGCGACTACAAGCAAGAGAAGGAGGTGGTGGATCGGGCCAAGCAAATCGCCCTGGAGATGGGCCTGCAGGAGCAGACCGCCGAAAAGCTCTCCCTGTTGCTTATCGAGGCTTCGCTGACGGCTCAAGAACAAGAGCGGGTCAGCCTGTCGGGAGAAGGCCTGGGGCAGAGAGCGCTGGTGGTGGGGGGAGCCGGCAAGATGGGACGCTGGATGTGCCGCTTCCTGGCCTCCCAGGGGTACTCGGTGGAAGTCGCCGACCCGGCCGGATCGCCCGACGGCTTCCCCCATGTCGAGGAGTGGTCGTCGTCTCCCCTCGATCACGAAATCATCGTCCTGGCCGCACCCATGAAGGTCAGCAGCGAGATCCTCTCCAAAATGGCCGAAGATCCTCCCCGTGGACTGATCTTCGATATCGGCTCGCTCAAGAGTCCGCTCAGGGAGAGTCTGCGCAAGCTGGCGGCGGCGGGCGCCAGGGTGACCTCCATCCACCCCATGTTCGGACCCGACACCGAACTGCTCTCGCGGCGCCACGTGATATTCGTGGACGTAGGCGTCCCCCGCGCCACCCGGGAAGCCCGGCGGCTTTTCGAATCGACCATGGCCGTGCAAGTCGACACCGACCTGGAATCGCATGACCGCCTGATCGCTTACGTGCTGGGCCTCTCCCATGCCCTCAACATCGCCTTCGCCACCGCCCTGGCCGAGTCGCAGGAAGCCCTGCCCACCCTGGCCAAGCTGTCCAGCACGACCTTCGAATCGCAACTCGAGGTGGCCTCGCGGGTTTCCGAAGACAACCCCCACATGTACTTCGAGATTCAGTCGCTTAACGACTACGGTACCGAGTCGCTGGCGGCCCTGCTCTACGCGGTCGAACGCATCCGTTCGGCGGTGCTGGCCAAAGACGAGAGACAGTTC